A segment of the Pseudomonas serboccidentalis genome:
GAAAGAAGCGCCGGGCGCCTGGAATGGGCGACATGATAACGGCAATGCTGGGATTTGCATTGACCCGGGCTTCGCGAACAGGCTGGCTCCCGCAAGGATTGGTGTATTCAGTGTACTACCTGTAATTGTCCCAGACGGCTGCGGGTACGGGCCAGGTCGATGACGTTGCCGCTCAGGGCCGCGCACAGCGGTAACCGGCCGAGCAGGGTCAGGTGTTTGTCCTGGTCGTAGAGCACGTCGATCAGGTTGATGAAGCGCTGTTGAACGGCGATCGAACATTCGCCCAGTTCCGGCAGATCGTCGATGATCCAGTGGTCGAACCGCCGACACAGCTCCAGATAATCCATCACCGCCGTCGGTTGCTCGCACACATCGTTGAACGTGAAAGCGACCCGGCGCCCCTCGCACAGGCGCGCCTGAACGTGTCGGCTGCCCACGGGCAATGCGATGGCCGGCGCGCCCTCAGGCGGCAGTTTCAAGGCCTGACGCTGTGTCGCTGTGGCCGGCCACACATAGTGGCCCTGGGTGAACAACTGATGCGCGTGATTGCTCGCCTGGCTGCGGTAATCGTGCGGGCCGCCGACCTCCATCACTTGCATCCGCGCGTTGATCAGGTCGATCACCGGTTTGAAACGGGCGTGATAGAGCGGGTTGGGCAGCAAGCCCTCCGGCGGATAGTTGGAGGTCACCAGCAACAGGATGCCGCGGTGGAACAAGGCCTGGAACAGCCGGGTGATGAGCATCGCATCGCCGATGTCATGCACATGAAATTCGTCGAAACACAGTACCCGGCAATCGTGTAACAGCTCGTCGAGGGTGACAGCGAGGGCATCGTCGTGTTTGCGATGGTTGAACATGCCCTGATGCAGCCGGGCAAAGAATTCATGGAAATGCACCCGCTGTTTCTGCGCGGTGGGCAGCGCCTGGAAAAAGCCGTCGAGCAGCCAGCTCTTGCCGCGTCCGACCGCGCCATGCAGGTACAGGCTCGCTGGCGTTTGCGCGCTGGCGCCGAACAACAGGCTGGCCTGCTGCGCCATGCAGTCGATCACCCGCTGCTGGCTGTGGCTGAGGGTATAACCCTGCCCATGGGCCTTGTGCCGGAAATACTCACGGATCGACTGGGCGCTGGCGTCATGCCCGTTGCTGCCCGACCGGCCCCTGGCGAACCAGCGGCGCAGCGCCGACCAGCGTTGGGTCAGTGGCGATCGTTTCGGCGCTTGAGAGGGCACTGTGCAGTCACTCCGTGTTCATCAAACCGGCGCCCGGAAGCGCGGCGACGTAGTGTAACCAGAGGCTGCGGCAACCCGCCATCGCGGCTCGTCGACAGTGGGCGATCTTGTGGGAGCGAACCTCGGTGAATTCAGAATGGCAGGGATTGCTTGAGCATTGGCGCCGCCGGGGTATCGACCGGGCTGACCATCGCATAGTTGTACCCGCCGCCGGACCAGTAATCAGCCTGCAGATCACCATCGCTGCGACTGCCCCGTGGCAGGAAGGTGTTCTTCGGCCCTGGTGGTCGCACGTAGAAACTGACCTTGTGGCCGCTGCGATCCTCGTACATCACCATCGCCGCCGGCCCTTCGTCGGTGCTGAGCAGGCGGCCGCTGACCGGTTCGAACCCGGCGGATTTCAAGTCCGGCAAGCGACTGGCCTGAGTGAAGTAACGGTCGAGCCAGCGCTGCATGTCGCCGGCAGTGTCGACCTTGTAGTCCGCTGGCAAAATCCCTTGCTGGGCAATCAATCGATAGGCCTGCAAGGCATCGGTCATCGGCAGCACGGAGGAGCGCACCAGGGTCATTTCCCGGGCTTGCCAGCCACTGAAACCACCGATGCCGACCGCGATCAGCAACACCGCCGCGCTGGCCAGGCGTCGATGCGACTGACGCTTTAGACGCTGGCGAATCAGCGCTGGATCAAGCTCCGGATTGGCCGGTTGCTGCAAGGCACCGCCGAGGGCGGCGCGCAATTGCTGGGCGTCCTGTTGCCAGGCGCGAACCTGCGCGGCTGCGTCCGGGTGATTGGCCAGCCAGGCATCGAGGACGCGCCGGTCGGCCTCGCTGAGTTGATGGTCGACGTACGCGTGCAGGTCGCGCTCGCTGGGGGGCATGCTGATCATTTGAGTATCCGCAAAGAAGGGCTGCTGATTTCGCCGTCGCTCAGTTGGCGCAACGCCTGGCGGGCGCGGGACAGACGCGACATCACGGTGCCGGTGGGGACGTCGAGGATGTCGGCGACCTCCTTGTACGTCAGGCCTTCGACCGAGACCATCAACAACAGGGCGCGCTGCTCGGTGGGCAGGCGATCGAAGGCTTGCAGGGTCGATTGGGCGATCACGGTGCGCTCGGTCGACGGTTCGGCATCGTCGCGACCGGTGAAGAATTCCAGCATCCGCGCATAACGGCGCGAGCGTCGATGGGCATCGAGAAATTGCCGATAGAGGATCGAGAACAGCCACGCACGCACGTCGCCCTCGGCGCGTTTACCGCCCCAGCCGGACAGGGCCCGTTCAAGGCTGGCCTGCACCAGATCGTCGGCGCTGCTGCTGTTGCGGGTCAGCGACACGGCAAAGCGACGCAATCGGGGAATGATTTCTTTCAACTGTTCGTCGAATTCGCTCATGAATTTCTGCTAGTCACTACGCTGTGGACTAGGGAGACGTCTGCCGTTCGAGGTTATTCCACGTTCGGAAAAATAAATACCGGGTCATGGAATAAATCTCGCTGGGGTGCGTCTTGCTGATTCTTCCTACTTGTGGCCGATGGCCCTGGAGTTGTTCATGGTTGATCGTACTTCACCGCCGGGCAGGGCGCCGCGTCCGCCTTTGAGTGCCGCGAGCGCAGTGTTGCGCCTGACGGCCATTGCTGTGGTGGTTGCGGCAGTGGCCGGGGCGTTTGCCTACGTGCACGGTAACCTTGACCCACAACGTCTGACGCCCAAGGCGCTGGTCGATGTGCTGGAGAAAAACAACGGCGTGCACCCCGGGTTTCGTCGCAACCACGCCAAGGGCGTGTGCGTGATCGGGCATTTCGAGAGCAGCGGCGAGGCGCGGGCGTTTTCTTCCGCGCAGGTGTTCAATGAGGCGCAGACCCCGGTGGTCGGGCGTTTCGCGCTGCCGGCCGGCAATCCCTATGCGCCGGACAGCAGCGTGCCGATCCGCAGTCTGGCGCTGCGTTTCACCCAGGCCAACGGTCAGCAATGGCGCACCGGGATGAACAGCATGCCGGTGTTCCCGGTCGGCACTCCCGAGGCGTTCTATCAGTTGCAGCAGGCGCAGTCGCCGGACCCGGCCACGGGCAAACCGAACCCGTCGAAAGTGCCGGCGTTCTTTGCCGCGCACCCGGAAGCCGTGCCGTTCCTGACCTGGGTGAAGAGCGCCAAACCGTCGGCCAGCTATGCCACCGAAACCTACAACAGTGTGAATGCGTTCTATCTGGTCAGCGCCAGTGGCCAGAAGCAGGCCGTGCGCTGGAGTGTCACGCCACTGGCGCGTGATGCCGCCGGTGCCACGGCGCCGGAGGGCGCGGATTTTCTCGAGAAGGATCTGGTGCAGCGTCTGGCCGAAGGGCCGTTGCGCTGGCAGTTGAACATCACCTTGGCCAACCCCGGTGATCCGGTGAATGACGCCAGCAAGTCCTGGCCCGAAGGACGCAAGGTGCTGAACGCCGGCACGCTGGTGCTGGAGAAGACTCAGCCGCAGCTCAGCGGCGAATGCCGTGACATCAACTACGATCCGCTGGTGCTGCCGGCCGGTATCGAAGGTTCCGACGACCCATTGCTCGCTGCGCGTTCTGCCGGTTACGCCGATTCCTACTTGCGTCGTACCAGTGAAGTCAGCCAATTGCCCGCCGCCAGACAGGAGGCTCGTCCATGAGCACGCAACCGACTCATTTCGCGCTGTTGGCGCGGCTGCTGCACTGGCTGATGGCGGTGATGATCATCGCCATGTTGTTCATTGGCGCCGGCATGGTCACGTCGGTTTCACAGCGGCATGAATGGCTGATTCATCTGCACAAACCGCTGGGCATCGCGATTCTGCTGCTGGTGGTCGTACGCCTGTTGGTGCGGTTTTCCACCCGACAGCCGCCGCTGCCAGCCGATCTGCCGGGCTGGCAGGTGATGGCGGCGAAGGCTTCGCATGTGTTGTTGTACGCATTGATGCTGGTGCTGCCGGTGTTCGGTTGGGCAATGATCAGTGCGTCGGGCGAACCGGTGATGCTCAGCACTACGTTGCAGTTACCGTCGATCCTGCCGGCCGATGCGCAGGTGTTTGCCGTGCTGCGCAAGGCGCATGGGTATCTGGCGTACCTGTTGTTCCTCACCGTGCTGTTGCACCTGGCGGCGGCGCTGTTTCACGGTTGGGTGCGCCGCGACGAGGTGCTCGACAGCATGCTGCGCGGTCGGGATCGCGGTTAGCCTGTCTGGGTGGCGCACCGTTGGGGTGCGCCACTTTTAAGGGTCAGCCACCAGTAGCCCAGCGCCACGGCATTGATACCGGCACCGAGCAGGCACACGCCGGTCCAGCCGGCCCACGCGTACATCGCCGTCGAAAGGATCGAGCCCACTGCACTGCCGATCGAATAAAACAGCATGTAGCCGGCGGTGAGACGGCTTTGCGCTTCGGGGCGCACGCTGTAGATCAGGCTCTGACTGGTGACGTGCACGGCCTGCAAGCCCAGATCCAGAGTGATCACGCCGAGCAACAGTGCCCAGAGTGACGACTGGGTGAGGGCGATCGGCAGCCACGAGGCGAGCATCAGCAGCAGCGACAGACCACTGACCCATTGGCCCAGGCCACGATCCGCCAGATGTCCGGAGCGTGCTGCAGCCATTGCTCCGGCGGCGCCGGCCAATCCGAACAGGCCGATTTCGCTGTGTGACAACGACAGGGGCGGGGCGGCCAGCGGCAGCACCATCGGCGTCCACAGGACCATGGCGCTGGCGAAGGTCAGCAGGGCGAGTATCGCCCGTTGTCGCAGCACCGGCTCTTGCCTGAACAGGCTGAACACCGAAGCGATCAGCGCGACATAGCTGCTGGCCGGCTGCGCGGCCTCATCCTTGGGCAGGACACGCAACAGTAACAACGCCATCAGCAGCGTCAGCCCCGCCGACAGCAGATAGATCGCCCGCCAACCGGCCAGATCAGCCATGGCCCCGGCAATGGTGCGCGCGAGCAAAATACCGACGACGATGCCGCTGGTGACGACCCCGACCACCCGTCCGCGTTGCGCCGGGATAGCCAGTGTCGCGGCGTAGGCCACCAGCACTTGCGTCACCACCGCGAGCAACCCGGTCAGGGTCATGCCGAGCAGCAACCACACACTGCTGGGGGCCAGTGCGATCATCAGCAGGGCGGCTGCCGAGAGCAGGGTCTGGGTGACGATCAGCCGGCGTCGGTTTAGCAGGTCGCCGAGCGGCACCAGCAACACCAGGCCGATGCCGTAGCCGATCTGCGTCAGGGTGATGACGACGCCGATGGTTGCCGGCGACATGGCAAACGCCTCGGCCATGGCGTCCAGCAGCGGTTGCGCGTAATACACGTTGCCCACGGCCAGACCACAGGCGATGGCGAACAGCAGCACCACGCTGCTTTTGAGTGGTTGAGATTGCATGCCCTGATTCCTTTTTGGGTTTCAAATTAAAACCAGAGTTACGGTAAGCATTCTGGTTTTAATTTGCAACCTGATCGGGCGAGGCGGTGGATTGCGCAAAAAAAAAGATCGCAGACAACGCTGCGATCTTTGGGTGTGACGGGGGAGGGATCAGCGCAGGGTGTCGACCATGTCGGCGATGGTGGTCAGCACGTCCTTGCCCAACTGTTTGGAGCGCTTGCCGGACCAGCCCGTTTCTTTGTCGGGATGGTCGTCGTGGTCCTTGAACGGCATTTCCAGGGTCAGTGACAGGCAGTCATATTTCTCGCCGACGGCATTGCAGGCCAGGGTCATGTTGGCCTGGCCCGGTTCGTCGCGGGTGTAGCCGTACTGGGTCTGGAAGTCTTTGGTGGTGTGCTTGAGGTGCGTGCGGAAATGCTCTTCGAGCTTCTCGATACGCGGCGTGTAGCCCGGGTTGCCTTCGCAACCAGCAGTGAACACGTGGGGGATCTCTTCGTCACCGTGTACGTCGAGGAACAGATCGACGCCGTACTTTTCCATCTGCTGCTGGACGAAAAGTACCTCGGGGCTGACTTCCTGACTGGCGTTCTGCCAGGCACGGTTCAAGTCCTGACCCATGGCGTTGGTGCGCAGGTGGCCGTGGAAGGCACCGTCCGGGTTCATGTTCGGCACCAGATACAGATCGGCGCTGGCCAGCAGTTTGTTCAACACCGGGTCTTCGTGGCGTTCCAGACGCTCGATCACGCCTTCCATGAACCATTCGGCCATGTGCTCACCCGGGTGCTGCTGAGCGATGATCCAGACTTTGCGCCGGCCTTCGGCGCCGCTGCCCTTGCGCAGCAGTTGGATATCTCGACCCTCGACACTCTTGCCGGTGGCCAGCAGCTCGGTGCCGGCCTTGGTCAGCGCCTGCTCGATCAGCCAGTCATGACGGCCGCGGCTATAGGGTTCGAAGTAGGCGAACCAGGCGTGGGTCTGCTCGGCTTCGAGGCAAAAGCGCAGGCTGTCGCCTTCGAAACTGGTAGGAATGCGGAACCAGTTGACGTGGTCGTAGGAAGCGACGGCCTGATAGCCGGTCCAGGCCTTGTTATAGGAGGATTGGCTGGCGTTGACCAGGCGAAACCAGTGCTCCTGATGCACATGCAGGCCGCTGGCCTTGAAGTGGAACCACTGAAAGTGAGCGCTGCGGGTATCCGGGCGAATGGCCAGAACCGGGTTGAGCGGATTGGAGAGGTCGATGACTTGAATGTTGCCGCTGTCGAAGTTGGCGCTGATGTCGAACGAAGATTTGGCCACGGTCATAATCGGTTCCTGAATATGATTTTTATAGCGGCTACTTTACACGCAAGACAGGGGTGAAACCGAGGGAAATTGCGGGGTTGCGGCGGGGGCGTCCTCCATGACGCGCAAGCAGCTTAGAGACTGTGCGATTGATTCTCAAGTGCTAATTGCCGTAAGTTTGCC
Coding sequences within it:
- the zapE gene encoding cell division protein ZapE, giving the protein MPSQAPKRSPLTQRWSALRRWFARGRSGSNGHDASAQSIREYFRHKAHGQGYTLSHSQQRVIDCMAQQASLLFGASAQTPASLYLHGAVGRGKSWLLDGFFQALPTAQKQRVHFHEFFARLHQGMFNHRKHDDALAVTLDELLHDCRVLCFDEFHVHDIGDAMLITRLFQALFHRGILLLVTSNYPPEGLLPNPLYHARFKPVIDLINARMQVMEVGGPHDYRSQASNHAHQLFTQGHYVWPATATQRQALKLPPEGAPAIALPVGSRHVQARLCEGRRVAFTFNDVCEQPTAVMDYLELCRRFDHWIIDDLPELGECSIAVQQRFINLIDVLYDQDKHLTLLGRLPLCAALSGNVIDLARTRSRLGQLQVVH
- a CDS encoding anti-sigma factor family protein gives rise to the protein MISMPPSERDLHAYVDHQLSEADRRVLDAWLANHPDAAAQVRAWQQDAQQLRAALGGALQQPANPELDPALIRQRLKRQSHRRLASAAVLLIAVGIGGFSGWQAREMTLVRSSVLPMTDALQAYRLIAQQGILPADYKVDTAGDMQRWLDRYFTQASRLPDLKSAGFEPVSGRLLSTDEGPAAMVMYEDRSGHKVSFYVRPPGPKNTFLPRGSRSDGDLQADYWSGGGYNYAMVSPVDTPAAPMLKQSLPF
- a CDS encoding RNA polymerase sigma factor, with the protein product MSEFDEQLKEIIPRLRRFAVSLTRNSSSADDLVQASLERALSGWGGKRAEGDVRAWLFSILYRQFLDAHRRSRRYARMLEFFTGRDDAEPSTERTVIAQSTLQAFDRLPTEQRALLLMVSVEGLTYKEVADILDVPTGTVMSRLSRARQALRQLSDGEISSPSLRILK
- a CDS encoding catalase family peroxidase; translation: MVDRTSPPGRAPRPPLSAASAVLRLTAIAVVVAAVAGAFAYVHGNLDPQRLTPKALVDVLEKNNGVHPGFRRNHAKGVCVIGHFESSGEARAFSSAQVFNEAQTPVVGRFALPAGNPYAPDSSVPIRSLALRFTQANGQQWRTGMNSMPVFPVGTPEAFYQLQQAQSPDPATGKPNPSKVPAFFAAHPEAVPFLTWVKSAKPSASYATETYNSVNAFYLVSASGQKQAVRWSVTPLARDAAGATAPEGADFLEKDLVQRLAEGPLRWQLNITLANPGDPVNDASKSWPEGRKVLNAGTLVLEKTQPQLSGECRDINYDPLVLPAGIEGSDDPLLAARSAGYADSYLRRTSEVSQLPAARQEARP
- a CDS encoding cytochrome b, whose amino-acid sequence is MSTQPTHFALLARLLHWLMAVMIIAMLFIGAGMVTSVSQRHEWLIHLHKPLGIAILLLVVVRLLVRFSTRQPPLPADLPGWQVMAAKASHVLLYALMLVLPVFGWAMISASGEPVMLSTTLQLPSILPADAQVFAVLRKAHGYLAYLLFLTVLLHLAAALFHGWVRRDEVLDSMLRGRDRG
- a CDS encoding MFS transporter, which gives rise to MQSQPLKSSVVLLFAIACGLAVGNVYYAQPLLDAMAEAFAMSPATIGVVITLTQIGYGIGLVLLVPLGDLLNRRRLIVTQTLLSAAALLMIALAPSSVWLLLGMTLTGLLAVVTQVLVAYAATLAIPAQRGRVVGVVTSGIVVGILLARTIAGAMADLAGWRAIYLLSAGLTLLMALLLLRVLPKDEAAQPASSYVALIASVFSLFRQEPVLRQRAILALLTFASAMVLWTPMVLPLAAPPLSLSHSEIGLFGLAGAAGAMAAARSGHLADRGLGQWVSGLSLLLMLASWLPIALTQSSLWALLLGVITLDLGLQAVHVTSQSLIYSVRPEAQSRLTAGYMLFYSIGSAVGSILSTAMYAWAGWTGVCLLGAGINAVALGYWWLTLKSGAPQRCATQTG
- a CDS encoding M14 family metallopeptidase is translated as MTVAKSSFDISANFDSGNIQVIDLSNPLNPVLAIRPDTRSAHFQWFHFKASGLHVHQEHWFRLVNASQSSYNKAWTGYQAVASYDHVNWFRIPTSFEGDSLRFCLEAEQTHAWFAYFEPYSRGRHDWLIEQALTKAGTELLATGKSVEGRDIQLLRKGSGAEGRRKVWIIAQQHPGEHMAEWFMEGVIERLERHEDPVLNKLLASADLYLVPNMNPDGAFHGHLRTNAMGQDLNRAWQNASQEVSPEVLFVQQQMEKYGVDLFLDVHGDEEIPHVFTAGCEGNPGYTPRIEKLEEHFRTHLKHTTKDFQTQYGYTRDEPGQANMTLACNAVGEKYDCLSLTLEMPFKDHDDHPDKETGWSGKRSKQLGKDVLTTIADMVDTLR